Proteins encoded in a region of the Antedon mediterranea chromosome 2, ecAntMedi1.1, whole genome shotgun sequence genome:
- the LOC140040933 gene encoding cathepsin L2-like: MLRFVVLSLAIVATLASPFILDLDDDWEMWKNTHNKAYEKGEEQVRRLIWEENLKKVAKHNLEYDMKKHSYKLGMNEYADMRNREFVGIMNGFKASNKTKGAASTFMASIFLEMPDKVDWRDQGYVTPVKNQGQCGSCWAFSSTGSLEGQTFKKTGKLVSLSEQNLVDCSASEGNAGCEGGYMDQAFQYVKDNGGIDSEASYPYDAEDEKCKFTKSGDAAECKGFTDVTSGDEDALKQASATVGPISVAIDASHGSFQLYESGVYDETACSTTRLDHGVLVVGYGTDSASGSDYWLVKNSWGTTWGQEGYIMMSRNKNNQCGIATTASYPLV; encoded by the exons ATGTTGCGTTTCGTAGTATTATCATTGGCTATTGTTGCCACGCTTGCAAGCCCATTCATATTGGACCTTGATGATGATTGGGAAATGTGGAAGAACACGCACAACAAGGCGTATGAAAAGGGCGAAGAACAAGTCAGACGATTGATTTGGgaagaaaatttgaaaaaagTTGCAAAGCACAATCTTGAATACGACATGAAGAAACACTCCTATAAACTAGGCATGAACGAATACGCTGATATG agaAATAGAGAATTTGTTGGAATAATGAACGGTTTCAAAGCCAGTAATAAAACAAAAGGTGCCGCTTCCACTTTCATGGCCTCTATCTTTTTGGAAATGCCAGACAAAGTTGATTGGAGAGACCAAGGTTATGTAACACCAGTCAAAAATCAG GGACAATGTGGTTCTTGCTGGGCCTTTAGTTCTACTGGATCCCTTGAGGGTCAAACCTTCAAGAAAACTGGCAAACTTGTAAGCCTCAGTGAACAAAATCTGGTTGACTGTTCCGCATCTGAAGGAAATGCTGGCTGTGAGGGTGGATATATGGATCAAGCCTTCCAATATGTCAAAGATAATGGCGGTATTGACTCGGAAGCCTCTTACCCATATGATGCCGAG GATGAAAAATGTAAATTCACTAAAAGCGGTGATGCTGCTGAATGTAAAGGATTCACTGACGTAACATCTGGAGATGAAGACGCCCTCAAGCAGGCTTCAGCAACTGTTGGACCAATCTCTGTTGCTATTGATGCCAGCCATGGGTCTTTCCAACTGTATGAAAGTG gTGTATATGATGAAACTGCATGCAGCACAACTAGGTTAGATCATGGTGTCCTTGTTGTTGGATATGGCACAGATAGTGCATCTGGTTCAGATTACTGGTTGGTCAAGAACAG ctGGGGAACAACATGGGGACAAGAAGGATACATTATGATGTCACGTAACAAAAACAACCAGTGTGGAATTGCTACTACTGCTAGCTACCCTctagtataa